A stretch of Rhodothermales bacterium DNA encodes these proteins:
- a CDS encoding Gfo/Idh/MocA family oxidoreductase, whose protein sequence is MSKHASRREFLRLAATTPVALAAGPALAGARTFDLSRPSGAPKISPNDRIRVATIGMGGMGFGDTRTALKVEGVEFVGAADAYDGRLIRAKESFGNDIFTTRDYREILSRSDVDAVIIATPDHWHQRITIDALEAGKAVYCEKPMVQHIEEGPAVLQAVKKSGKLMIVGSQHVSSLTYEKARDLYQSGAIGQLNMVEARINRNSAQGAWQYSIPPDASEATVDWDNFVGHATKRPFDPVRFFRWRNYYDYGTGIPGDLFVHLFSGIHLVLSSNGPTRVMTTGGLRYWLDGRDAPDVMLGLYDYPKTDTHPEFTVALSVNFADGGGGGGTSFRFIGNEGVITIGESSTTLSRLAPNPEPGYSISTFAQAIQDQSMAEYREKYPVPARPDLRAANEEIYRAPGGYDSRYDHFNNFFTALRSGGTVVEDAAYGYRAAAPALLSNLSYIEKRAVDWDPVAMKLTNAM, encoded by the coding sequence ATGTCCAAACACGCATCACGTCGCGAATTTCTTCGCCTTGCGGCTACAACCCCCGTCGCATTAGCCGCCGGCCCGGCGCTGGCCGGCGCGCGCACGTTCGACCTCTCCCGCCCGTCCGGCGCCCCCAAAATCAGCCCGAACGACCGTATCCGTGTGGCGACGATCGGTATGGGCGGGATGGGCTTCGGCGATACCCGCACCGCGCTCAAGGTCGAAGGTGTCGAGTTCGTCGGCGCGGCCGACGCCTACGACGGCCGGCTGATCCGCGCGAAGGAGTCGTTCGGGAACGATATCTTCACGACACGCGACTACCGCGAAATTCTGAGCCGAAGCGATGTCGACGCCGTGATCATCGCCACGCCGGACCACTGGCACCAGCGGATCACCATCGACGCGCTCGAGGCCGGCAAGGCCGTGTACTGCGAGAAACCGATGGTGCAGCACATCGAGGAAGGGCCGGCGGTGCTCCAGGCCGTCAAAAAATCCGGCAAGCTGATGATTGTCGGCAGCCAGCATGTGAGCTCGCTGACCTATGAAAAAGCGCGCGACCTGTACCAGTCCGGCGCCATCGGGCAGCTGAACATGGTCGAAGCCCGCATCAACCGCAACTCGGCCCAGGGGGCGTGGCAGTATTCGATACCCCCCGACGCCTCTGAAGCCACCGTCGATTGGGACAACTTCGTGGGCCACGCCACCAAGCGGCCGTTCGACCCGGTCCGCTTCTTCCGCTGGCGGAATTATTACGATTACGGTACTGGCATCCCTGGCGACCTGTTCGTTCACTTGTTTTCAGGAATCCACCTGGTGCTAAGCTCCAACGGTCCGACGCGGGTGATGACCACTGGCGGCCTCCGCTACTGGCTCGACGGGCGCGATGCGCCGGACGTGATGCTGGGTCTGTACGATTACCCGAAGACAGACACCCACCCCGAGTTCACCGTGGCCCTTTCGGTCAACTTCGCCGATGGCGGCGGCGGCGGCGGGACCTCCTTCCGCTTCATCGGCAACGAGGGGGTGATCACGATCGGTGAATCCAGCACGACCCTGAGCCGGCTCGCGCCGAATCCGGAGCCCGGCTACTCGATCAGTACGTTCGCCCAAGCGATCCAGGACCAGTCCATGGCCGAGTATCGGGAGAAGTATCCCGTGCCGGCGCGGCCCGATCTGCGTGCGGCCAACGAGGAGATCTACCGTGCCCCGGGGGGGTACGACAGCCGGTACGACCACTTCAACAACTTCTTCACCGCCCTCC